In Theileria equi strain WA chromosome 3, complete sequence, the genomic window gatgaagaaccaCCAAAACTCCAATCAATATTGAATGAATTAAAATCACTGAATATGGACCTCTCAGAAGCAATACTGCTTGAGGGTCTCATCGAATCCCTAAAGGAAGAGCCATTATTGTTGGAATTGGACCAATTTATAGATCTGACAAAAGAATCGAATGAACCATTCGCTGTGTTAGTTATGTTATCCATAGAATTAACGGTTGAAGTACTAACATAAGGAACATAGGCATACGAATTTGTGGCATTGCTGTTCAGTGAATTAATGCTCGTGGATGAAGTGTTTAGTGATGTAGAGGGTGTGTAGTCTACTGCAAACCCACGTTCACCAACATTCAAACGATCAACGATCGTTTTCCCGCCACTTTTCAATATGCTTTCCATAAGAAGTTTATAATCATCGTCATCATCGGCAGACTTGAGTTTATTCTCATTGAAAATAGAGGCAAAACGTGATCCTCCATAATCTCCCAAGGGTCCATTAAAGGATCTTTGGTTTTCAGAATTGgtttttgaaaaattaaCATCCATTTGATCATTAAACTCCATAATGACCAGgttaaaacaaaatattaAAGGTTATAGATGATACAACAGTTCCAAAGGGAATCACAAGGTTTTCATTGAAATTAGACAATAATAACAAATCATACAGTTTACCATTAATTATTTGGCTTTAAATACAGCAATCGTACACAATAGGCACAAAATTAATCGAGAATTTATTGAAAATTTTCAATAAGACATTTCAGGAAGAAGTGATTAATAAAATTGATTGATACCAAATGTGTTTGCTTAAGACaaaaaagaataaaagtGCACACAGGAGTAAATACCAAAAGACAGATTATCTTTAAGTGCAACTTATCTAGACAGTAATGTACAGTGAAATGAATGCATTAAATTGTCATGGATAAAATTAGTGTATAAAATACCCATACAGCTACAAAGACAGATTTATTACGCAGAATTTAGACATGAAATCCACAGGATCGGAAATTTCCTTTGTAAATTCTGACCTAAGAGCATTTGCTGCATAAGAACAATGTAAAACTATTATATCAATATCAAGGAAACATCAGATAGGAAAACTCCTTATCATGTAACAAATAGATAGACAGACAAACAAATAAAATGGCAGCCACAACAAATTCAAGGGCCCAGGTAGAGGTCTTCTGACTCTATGGGCATTGCACCCTGCAATTCGTTGCTAGGCCTTAAGATGGGGTTTAATGTGTAGGAGGCAACACATTGCCTTTTATCTTCTCGAATTGGGGGTATCCTTTTATGTTATTACtgaaattaaaaattaTGGACGTGCAAAAGTAGGCATAGTGGTCTATATCCACATGGATGAGCAGTGTATACAGACAAGCAACTGATAGATGTATCCGTCTATGTCTCGATAAAATACACTCTTCCACTCTAGTACACCACAATTTTAGCGGAAATATATTGTCAACGATATTTTTTGGTACTACATTTCCGTTTGTGCCGCATAGTCACTGTGTCTTTTTACTTAATTCGGTTAATACTGTGGATGTCATGAACGGCATTAAATCTAGATATTATAACTTTATTCGCTTATTTATTGTGCAGATATTATTTACAGGCGGCTCATGCACCGTTCCTGCTCCACTACATTCATTTCACAGACTCGTCTAATATAGTCTACTGTATGTGCATTCGAGGTTAGCACGCCCACAATGTTCGATTTTGTCTGCCTAAGCTGTCTTAGGAGTAGTAGCATCATTGTGCGAACATCAATGTTTCCGCATTGGATCACACTGGAGGTGTTGACATCCCCAATGTTACGCatatgtatattaaaaatagtTTCCAGCCACGCGAGATGGAATCCCAAATGAATAGTGCCATTTGGTGACTCattattgatgatatttCGGATAAAATTCAGTAGAACACCAATAAAATTGGTGTCTATTGATGATACGATTGCCTGTATTTTATCAACTGGGACATTTTCATAAACCATCAGAAGTACATTAAAATTGTTCAGAGCCAAAGCCAATATAAAAGCTTCCGTATATTCGTTTTTTTCCAGTGCAGATATTACATTGGTAGTTGTTACATTCTTCGTGAGTAGTTGTGGCTCAAAATTATTGACTGATTTAAGTACCTCATTCACATGCGTTGGTGTCTTGATATAAGAATCCAAGGAATAAATATATAAACCATGAGTTGTAGCAGCTGCAAATTGACGGCCGTCTGATGAAGCTGAAACTGACCATACATGGAACCTTTCCTCCTTTTTAAATTCACCAATTTTTACTCCCGGCAATGACTTATGTGTCTTTATTCTAGTTCTTTCTTGAGCTCCTTCACAATGTTCATCATCAGATAAATCGTATTCTTGTAGTGAGTATCCGTATTCCGTCATATACTTGGAATTTAGAACCCTAGTAATGCCAGAAAGAGAACGATTGTGTGTGAGGGTAAACATATAGACTAGGATATATGAGCCAGTACTGTATATGCAAACATGTGGAGAATTTCGTGATCCACATATAAGTAAGCGTCCGGATGATGAATAAGCTATGGAGTTAAAATGCTGATTCTTATTAACTGACGACTGAATATCATCATCCTTCCTgttttttatatttatcGCAGAAAAACGTTCAGAATACTCTCTACCACTTTGAATATCTCTAATTCCATCAATACTTCCAATTTGTTCACAGTTATCCAGGTCCCAAAATACTACATGTCCACATAGTATAGATGCCGCTAAAATTGAGTTTCCGCGGGGATCAAAAGCAGTTGCAATTATACTTGACGAATTCAGAAGTGGTTCAGTAGAGCCTCCTTTATCTGCTCGtccaaaaatattccaaatgtTTATGTATTTATCccatgaagaagaaactaaaAATCCTGAGTAGGCCGGATGTGGATGGAATACCACACTTGAAATTGGTGCTGTATGACCATGCAATTCATCCAACTCTTTCCCCGTTTGCAGATCCCAAATGAAAATAGAGTATGATTCTCCCATGGATCCAGCAGCTACAATTGTCCCCGAAGAGTCACAGGTCACCGATGTATATTGGACCCTTGAGGCTGTTAATACTCGAAAGTTGCGATATCTAAGTAAATCATACGCTCTAACAGTTCCATCAAGGGATGCGGATATTATAGCGTTTGCCTGAATGTTTGTGAAGATTGTATATTAGATCTAACCTGAGGCGTAAAACATATTGCTTCGACAgatgcagtatgttcttGGAAAGTGACATAACACAGCCCAGTATTACTATCccatagttttattttACCGTCAAATCCACCAGTTGCAACAATATATCGACTACCCATCCCTAATTTGTTTGATCCATAATTTTGATCAATGTCCACATTAAGATCTTTGTTTGTATCTTTACCGATGTTTATGGCATGGCTACCACTCGTAGAAAATGATACACATCTTACTCCAGAATAGTGAGCTTGTTGTTTCATTATATATGTTTCGCTTTTCCATTCCCAAACGACCAACTAGATGATATTATATATAGAATATGTAAACTCACCGTTCCAGTCTCTGAACAAGCCAAACCTAGCCAATCTCCATCCTTTGTAATATCAACGGAATCAACAATAGGAAGTTCATTTCCAATACGCAGTGTATACAGGGATTTTAGCTCAGGAATTTCGTATATCCCAAATGTTCCACCTGTAAATCCAACAACAAATATGTTGGTATCCTTGTTATATGATATACGGGAGACCAGTGCCTTCTCGGGCTGATTACAATATCCCTGTGTTTCCTTTATCCAAGTTCTAGAACAGAACGGATGCTCTTCGTTTGCAGAAGTTTTGATATAGGAGACCCTTTCTTTGGCatttctttttcttcttgatCCAATACTCCTTGCTGCATTATCAACATTCGTTCCTTCCGTAAGTTTCCACAAAATTATAACTCCTTCTCTGGATATACTACATATATGGCCCATATCTTTGGtgaaaaatgcagatttaaTCGATCTACGATGGTCAACAAATGAAGAGGGAACAAATCCTGGTATTGGATCAACTGACCATAATCTAACGGTCATGTCCTTCGACGATGTAATTATAAACTTCGAATCACTTGACCAATCCAGATGATTGATTTTGTCCATATGTCCAGTGAGTTTCCTGTGcaatttcatcttccaACATAATTCTTCCTGAGGAGACGTCCATATCATAAGCTTATTAGCTATTGCTACCGCGAAATAATTTGTGTCTGGACTAAAAGAAGCATGGCCTATTATGTGCTTTGGGTCATTCAATCTTCCAACGGGACCATCGATTGATCTCGCAGAGATACTCGTCGCATCGTTCAAATTGAGACGATGAAGTATTTTGTCTCTGAGAAGATTTAGTACATAGCAGTatccatcttcatcaatcAAGTTTGCCAATGGCTTTGTTGGATGACAAACGATTGATACCAGATCTGATCTTGTTTCGGAAGATAATGTCGTACTTTTGTTGGTCTGAAGATCGTAAATCGTTACTCTATTTCCTACAGGAGCCAATAATGATCCTCCTGTAAGTGATTATAGTGTAATTACGGATTAAACATGTATATAATGTAGATTTTCTTACCATCAGGgctaaaggagatcctaCCTCCTGTATAAGGGGCTCCACATACATTGCCCAAGGAGTAGATAGACATTAGATAGCTTTAATAGAGTAGGCGGATCATTATAGAGATTTTTTTAACCATGGAACATCTTTGGGAGAATAACTCTTCAAATAACCGAATTATAGCAAAAattatgaatattttaattatATTATGGTAGAAATAAATCTGGGAGTTCGAGAAATTGATTATTTTTTCTTGCGTTAAGAATTTACAAATCATACCAGATTCCAAGATGGttattttccattttaCCACTCAAAATTCGCCTCCGGTGTTCGCCACCTTAGCATAGTGGTAGTGCATCGGTCTTGTAAACCGAAGGTCGGGGGTTCGATCCCCCCAGGTGGCTTTTGTCTTTGTTTCTTTATTATTTTTCCTATGTAATCAATAAACAAATATTATGGACAATGGATACCCAATTAGCCATTTATATAGTACACATATAGGATTGTAAACAGCCTTTAGTTGGATCCAATGTCTGGTTGTTAATTTTTTTTACTCTTGGCCTGTGTTACCTTTCATAAATACACTCAAAGTTCATGTTGTCAATTGTTATAGCATTCACaattcattcattctcatgTGTGGCCATAAATTTTCATACGCGAAGCCCAACGCTTTCAGATTCTCCAGCGCTTAAGATCGATGATTATCTAGTCTTTCCTTCATCATGTTGTAACCATCCTACTGGCATGAAATTATTGCCTACTAATGAGGACTACATTTTTTCGTACCTACCAGATAAGCTGGAAGAAGGGAACATTAAAGCAATAGGAGCTTTGATTAAAGGTTTTAGTTTAAATCCATCATTCACGTCACATTTAGAACCTGTTGCAAAGGACCAACTAAATGAACTACTAGACACGGGTAGTCTAGAAATCAAGCCTCCTTTTGTACCGGTGAGTGATAAACTCTACACATTGCATTATTATAGCCAATGGAGCTAAGTGGTGACGGAAAGAACTATAACGACGAAGTTAAGGGTACTACAGAGATATTAAATGGCGCGAATCCCGAAACTGAAGTTTCCTCAAACGGTAAGTTACAACAATCTCCGAAAAACTTTTCAGAGAAGGAGGATTCCGAATTAAGGGACAATTTgattcaaaatttatcaGAAGTGAATGCATCGAAGACGATGTTTGGGGCTAATTAGCTATGGCTTTCATAGTTGTGATTTCTACAGAGAATTTCCGATTACTCTAAGATAATTTCgttaatttttaaatatctTTCTAGTTATGGattttcacatttattTTCACGGTAATAATGTATAATTAAGATGAa contains:
- a CDS encoding hypothetical protein (encoded by transcript BEWA_008020A), with amino-acid sequence MKLLPTNEDYIFSYLPDKLEEGNIKAIGALIKGFSLNPSFTSHLEPVAKDQLNELLDTGSLEIKPPFVPPMELSGDGKNYNDEVKGTTEILNGANPETEVSSNEKEDSELRDNLIQNLSEVNASKTMFGAN
- a CDS encoding WD domain, G-beta repeat family protein (encoded by transcript BEWA_008000A); translation: MSIYSLGNVCGAPYTGGRISFSPDGGSLLAPVGNRVTIYDLQTNKSTTLSSETRSDLVSIVCHPTKPLANLIDEDGYCYVLNLLRDKILHRLNLNDATSISARSIDGPVGRLNDPKHIIGHASFSPDTNYFAVAIANKLMIWTSPQEELCWKMKLHRKLTGHMDKINHLDWSSDSKFIITSSKDMTVRLWSVDPIPGFVPSSFVDHRRSIKSAFFTKDMGHICSISREGVIILWKLTEGTNVDNAARSIGSRRKRNAKERVSYIKTSANEEHPFCSRTWIKETQGYCNQPEKALVSRISYNKDTNIFVVGFTGGTFGIYEIPELKSLYTLRIGNELPIVDSVDITKDGDWLGLACSETGTLVVWEWKSETYIMKQQAHYSGVRCVSFSTSGSHAINIGKDTNKDLNVDIDQNYGSNKLGMGSRYIVATGGFDGKIKLWDSNTGLCYVTFQEHTASVEAICFTPQANAIISASLDGTVRAYDLLRYRNFRVLTASRVQYTSVTCDSSGTIVAAGSMGESYSIFIWDLQTGKELDELHGHTAPISSVVFHPHPAYSGFLVSSSWDKYINIWNIFGRADKGGSTEPLLNSSSIIATAFDPRGNSILAASILCGHVVFWDLDNCEQIGSIDGIRDIQSGREYSERFSAINIKNRKDDDIQSSVNKNQHFNSIAYSSSGRLLICGSRNSPHVCIYSTGSYILVYMFTLTHNRSLSGITRVLNSKYMTEYGYSLQEYDLSDDEHCEGAQERTRIKTHKSLPGVKIGEFKKEERFHVWSVSASSDGRQFAAATTHGLYIYSLDSYIKTPTHVNEVLKSVNNFEPQLLTKNVTTTNVISALEKNEYTEAFILALALNNFNVLLMVYENVPVDKIQAIVSSIDTNFIGVLLNFIRNIINNESPNGTIHLGFHLAWLETIFNIHMRNIGDVNTSSVIQCGNIDVRTMMLLLLRQLRQTKSNIVGVLTSNAHTVDYIRRVCEMNVVEQERCMSRL